In Canis lupus baileyi chromosome X, mCanLup2.hap1, whole genome shotgun sequence, one DNA window encodes the following:
- the PRRG3 gene encoding transmembrane gamma-carboxyglutamic acid protein 3 — MAVFLEAKNAHSVLKRFPRANEFLEELRQGTIERECMEEVCSYEEVKEVFEDKEKTMEFWKGYPNAVYSVRDPAQSSDAMYVVVPLLGVALLIVIALFIIWRCQLQKATRHHPSYAQNRYLASRAGHSLPRVMVYRGTVHSQGESSGHREAGGNPQVVLGPSRGGRATVRLESTLYLPELSLSRLSSATPPPSYEEVTAPQESSSEEASVSYSDPPPKYEEIVATNPGSDK; from the exons ATGGCAG TGTTCCTGGAGGCCAAGAATGCCCATTCGGTCCTGAAACGGTTCCCCCGCGCCAATGAGTTCCTGGAGGAGCTGCGCCAGGGCACCATCGAGCGAGAGTGCATGGAAGAGGTCTGCAGCTACGAGGAGGTCAAGGAGGTGTTCGAGGACAAAGAGAAAACG ATGGAGTTCTGGAAGGGGTATCCGAACGCCGTCTACTCGGTCCGAGATCCGGCCCAAAGCTCAGATGCCATGTACGTGGTGGTGCCCCTTCTGGGGGTGGCGCTCCTGATCGTCATCGCCCTGTTCATCATCTGGAGGTGCCAGCTGCAGAAAGCCACCCGTCACCACCCGTCGTACGCGCAGAACCGGTATCTCGCCAGTCGTGCCGGGCACAGCCTGCCCCGGGTCATGGTGTACCGGGGCACTGTGCATAGCCAGGGGGAGTCCTCTGGGCATCGTGAGGCGGGGGGCAACCCGCAGGTGGTGCTGGGGCCCAGTCGCGGGGGCAGAGCCACGGTCCGCCTCGAGAGCACCCTCTACCtccctgagctctctctctccaggCTGTCCAGTGCCACCCCTCCCCCGTCCTACGAGGAGGTGACCGCGCCTCAGGAGAGCAGCAGTGAGGAGGCGAGTGTCTCTTACAGCGACCCACCCCCAAAGTATGAGGAGATAGTGGCCACCAACCCCGGCTCGGACAAGTAG